Part of the Chloracidobacterium sp. genome is shown below.
AGGTCGGCGTCAACGTCCGCTACCTGCACGCCGACATTGAAACGCTCGACCGCGTCAAGATCATCCGCGACCTACGCCGGGGCGATTTCGACGTATTGGTAGGCGTCAACCTGCTACGCGAAGGGATGGATTTACCAGAAGTGTCGTTGGTGGCGATCCTCGACGCCGACAAGGAAGGCTTTCTGCGCAGTGAAGCCTCGCTTATTCAGATCATTGGACGCGCCGCGCGGCATGTGAACGGTAAGGCGATCCTCTACGCCGACCGTGTGACCGACTCAATGCGCAAGGCGATGGATGTGACGGCGTACCGCCGCCGCGTTCAGCAGGCGTACAACCTCGAACACGGCGTCACGCCGCGCAGCATCGTCAAGCCTGTTGAAGCGACGCTGGTGACGGCGCACGAGGCGGCTTATTTCAAGACGACGCTAGATCTGGAGCAGTTCGAGGCGTATGCGCCGGAGCGTTTGGAAGCCACCATTGCGCAACTGGAAGCGGAGATGCGCGCGGCGGCCAAGGCGCTTGAGTTTGAAAAGGCGGCGGCGCTGCGCGACAAGATCAAGTACTTGAAGTCGCGGCAAGTGTTCGCCTGAACCGAGGCGTTGCCCGCTTCGGGCGAGCGTTGCACCGCGCTCGTTTTGCGCTGTTTGATGCCTACTCGTTTGTGGCTTGTGCGGCACGGCAAAACGGACAATCCCGAACAGCGGTGCTACGGCTGGCGGGATGTGCCGTTGCATGCGGAAGGTCATGAGCAGATGCGCCGGTGCGCGGCGAAGCTCCGGCAGGTGGCATTGGCGGCGGTTGCGACGAGCGACTTTACGCGGACGATGGAAAGCGCCCGCTACTTTGCGAAGCCACGGGCGCTGGTGGTGCAACCGTACGCCGCGTTGCGTGAGATTCATTTCGGCGCGTTGGAAGGGCTGACGTTCAGCGAAGTCGAAGCGCGCTACCCGGCGACGGCGCGGGCGTGGGTTTCATCCCCGGCGACAGTTCACTTCCCGGATGGTGAGTGTTTCGCCGACGTACGGGCGCGGGTGACGCCGTGGGTGGAAAACTGGCTGCGCCGCTGGGCGGGGACGACGACACTGCTGGTCATTCACAGCGGCACAATGCGGGCGCTGGTGCAGTGGATGACCGGCTGTGACCCGCACGCGACCCTGATGGTCAAAATTGCCTATGGAGACGCCCTGCTTTGTACGCAGGACGCCGCCGGTTCACCATGGCGGATTGAGCATATCCCGTACGAGGAGACGACCGGCGTCAGGCTTGTGCTCCAGTAGTTTCAGGAACGGCCAAGAAAACCGTCCCCTGGCAGGCGTCCATGTCTCCGGTGATGGCGCACTCGGCGGTACGGCCTATGCCTTCTCTAAAAAAAAACGGCGCACGTTACTCAACCGGCGGCGGCGCGCTTTCAGTCGGCGACGTTTCTCCTACCGGCAAATCCGCTGAACCCTTTTCTGCTGTCGCAGCTAGCGATGCCGCTCCCTTCAGCCGCGTGTCCAGTTCACGGATGCGCGCCGCTTTACCGCGCAACTTGCGCAGATAGTACAGCTTGGCGCGGCGGACGCGCCCACGACGCACCACCTCAATTTTGTCAATGCTAGGTGAATGCAGTGGGAAAATGCGCTCGACTCCAACCCCAAAACTCACCTTGCGCACCGTGAAGGTTTCGCGGACGCCGCCATGCTTGCGAGCAATCACAATGCCTTCAAAAACCTGAATCCGCTCCTTTTCACCTTCCTTGATCTTGACATGGACACGCACTGTATCGCCGGGACCGAATGATGGATGTTCACGCAGGTAAGCTTGCTCAACAGCCTGCAGTTCGGGCTTGATCATGGTCTCTGGTTTCCTCGCACGCTAAGATTGATGGGGCTTGACGCGCC
Proteins encoded:
- a CDS encoding histidine phosphatase family protein, coding for MPTRLWLVRHGKTDNPEQRCYGWRDVPLHAEGHEQMRRCAAKLRQVALAAVATSDFTRTMESARYFAKPRALVVQPYAALREIHFGALEGLTFSEVEARYPATARAWVSSPATVHFPDGECFADVRARVTPWVENWLRRWAGTTTLLVIHSGTMRALVQWMTGCDPHATLMVKIAYGDALLCTQDAAGSPWRIEHIPYEETTGVRLVLQ